One genomic segment of Ipomoea triloba cultivar NCNSP0323 chromosome 9, ASM357664v1 includes these proteins:
- the LOC116029623 gene encoding zinc-finger homeodomain protein 2-like encodes MEFIPEESSNDVNLSTGCSKDKRSVIFETLLKHSVNGKVKYGSIKDVANVYSVSTRTVSRIWEKGIACVANXKGKPEGLRIIIPTNSRSGGFQRKKELEHHHMHEGPSNPDPNPSLLNNKDTTQQVLPQRLADTVLTTLIRYRECLKNHAANTGGHVVDGCGEFMPSGEEGTPEALKCAASNCHRKGIRHGRSTFQTQNPPMLPQQQHYRGAVPHPVRVLAESSSEDLNAGDGQGLMQVPSSKKRFRTKFTQQQKQQMHEFAEKIGWRIQKQYDQEVYKFCSEVGVKRQVFKV; translated from the exons ATGGAGTTTATACCGGAAGAGAGTTCTAATGATGTTAACTTAAGCACGGGATGTTCAAAGGATAAGAGAAGTGTTATTTTTGAAACTTTGCTAAAACACAGTGTGAATGGAAAAGTGAAATATGGTTCAATTAAAGATGTTGCAAATGTGTACTCTGTTTCTACAAGAACTGTTAGTCGAATATGGGAAAAAGGGATTGCTTGTGTTGCAAACGNCAAAGGAAAACCGGAAG GCCTAAGAATCATCATCCCAACAAACTCTAGATCAGGTGGATTCCAGAGGAAAAAAGAATTAGAGCATCATCATATGCATGAAGGTCCTTCAAACCCAGATCCAAATCCATCCTTACTAAACAACAAAGATACAACCCAGCAAGTATTGCCTCAAAGATTGGCTGATACTGTTCTAACCACCTTAATTCGCTACCGAGAATGCCTGAAGAACCATGCTGCCAACACAGGCGGCCATGtagtggacggctgtggagaaTTCATGCCCAGTGGAGAAGAGGGCACCCCAGAAGCCTTGAAATGTGCAGCTTCCAATTGTCACCGCAAAGGAATCAGGCATGGTAGGAGCACCTTTCAGACACAAAACCCACCAATGTTGCCCCAGCAACAACATTACAGGGGGGCCGTGCCACACCCGGTCAGAGTTCTGGCAGAATCATCAAGTGAAGATCTCAATGCCGGTGATGGGCAAGGGCTAATGCAAGTGCCCTCATCAAAGAAAAGGTTTAGAACAAAGTTCACCCAACAGCAGAAACAACAAATGCATGAATTTGCCGAGAAAATAGGGTGGAGGATCCAGAAGCAATATGATCAAGAAGTGTACAAGTTTTGCAGTGAAGTGGGTGTGAAGAGACAAGTGTTCAAGGTCTAG